A segment of the Lycium barbarum isolate Lr01 chromosome 7, ASM1917538v2, whole genome shotgun sequence genome:
TGGAAGAAATGAATATGTTCATACTCTTGTAACGTATCTATATTATTTACATTACACAAAAGCACAAAAGATAGGATTAATTCCATCAATAGATGCACGAGCCTGAATGTTCAGATAAATGCTATGAAAATTGGAAATTGCATACACTAAATATAGCTTAAATGATAAGGTGAAAACTTGCTACGAATTCAATTAACCCATATACAAGATTCAGATCAACGACTGCACCGAGAATCCTTTACAAGAAAATATTAGTACTCCTATAACAGTAAACTTGTTCATTTTCTGAATTTACTAGGCTATACAAAGCTAGGAAAAGAAAACCAAAACTTACAATCAAGTTACAAGCTGATacaaaagggaaaaaaagaagaagaggaggatatTCCGTTGAATTGAGAAAACAAGAATTCCTCCTGCAACAAGCTAATTAACTCAAGAATTTACCATAATGCTAGCTATCTATCTACGACTTACTAAGACATTTCTGATTGTTTACATGACTATTTTTCGTCATTGTATTCACACTAAAACTGCAAGACGCCCCAATATTTTTAATCTTTGAACTTATCCCCCATACTTTAAATTTGATAAGCACATCAATGGAGACAGACAAAGACAAACGTTGTTTCGAATTCGTGCTATTCATGCTCCTTTCAACATCCTCAGGCAATTTATCAACATTCTTGTTACCAAGAATAACCTCAAAATCATTCGAACTCTCAGGTTCTTGATCTAAATCAGGAAAATTCCCATGACCAATTTTTTTCTGCTTGAAATACAAAGAAATATCACCGTCCCCTTTATAATTGTACGTAATTCTTGACCTCTGATTCGGATTCTTGGCTTCAATTGTAACGTCGTACTCATATTGAGGATGTTTATCACGTTGATTTTTTAGTAATTTCTTGACTAAGATTTGTTTCACGCTAAATTGTGGATCATCATGCTTGGTAAATAATTTGTTAAGACCTATTACCAAACCAATGATAATTCCAACAACAACTAACGCTACAACTACACATATACAACGACGAGAGCAACAACAAGAATGAGAACTTCGCCCTTGTTGGTTTTGATTCCGGTGGTTCTCGACAATGAGGGCATTTTCGGGTGGTGGAACACGATAGATTTGATCTTTTGGGACTTGAACAACGTAAGTTCCTGAGGCAAAAGGCGGTAATTGAGTATTACAAACTGATAGAGGTAAAGGGTCATGGTGGTTAATATCGTCGTTATTCGTTGTTTGGTTTTGGGGAAATTCATCGTCACCATGTTTTTGAGTTTGGGACCGCTCCTCCATGGAAATATGGAGAGCGGTGAAGATGGAGGCCTAAGGTGGTAAGTTTAATGATGGACAAAAGGTGATGGCTAAGTTTGCATGGGAATTGGTGGTTGCATTTGCATGGGAAAAAAATGGGATGTTGAGCTTTGAGGGTGGAAAATTTAACATGTGTCTTCCCAATCAGTTTGTAACATTAATACTTGTTTCTTGTACTAAATTTAATTGGTAGTCAAGCAATATAAATGTGTTATAGTTATATATACCCATCAATGTAAAGAGAATTTTTTACACTATCAGATTACTAAATTAGCTATAGGAaagttttaaaatatatatatatatatgagatttGTAATCTTTAGAATACGATTGGTAACCTGTTTTAACAGCTACATGTAACTCGATGATGTAAAAATTTCATACACCAGCAAttgtatatataacttaaatttcaAATTCTTTTATTGGTATGAAAGCAATGAAAATCTAAAATgagaaaattaaattaaaaaaaggaaaacaaagagtACTTTAAGTTTTGCGCTTTAACGGTCTAAACAATATTTACACAATAAGGTCATTGATTAGGCAATTACAAGCAAATCTCTATAATTAATAAACCTTAACTTATACTTGATATAAAAAAGTAACTAATCAACCTAATATACTTATTAATTAAAATTCTGAGATAGCGAAAAAAATCTCTACAATGTGAGTACATTATAAGATCATGAGAGAACTCCATCCATATAAATGAGCCATACATGTGAAAAAGGTTTCCCTACTAGCTTAACTAGAATTCTAGCTAGAACCTTATAGGAAACAGTCAATTTGAATCTAGTTCAAGAATGAAATATTAGGACATATTATTAAGATTCAAAATGGCTCAAAATTAATAATTTGCTAGCTGCTCAGATATGGGATGCAAGTCCGTTGTGTTCATTTGATCCATAGAATCCCATATCTCCTTAGAATCCCATATCTCCTCCATAGGCCAGCATTCTTCATTACTAAAAAACAGAGCTGAGTTCACTTGCATCTCAGAACATATAATTGATGAAGTATTAAAATTATCTTCATTAGTAGTACTCATCATCATGTTGATTCCTTGAAGTACCCTTTGTTCAGAAAATTCAACAATTGGTTGTGTTGGGACCAAATTGTGTAGTAGGCTGTTGTACTCATCATTGTTTCCATACAAAAGATTGTTCAACTCCGATAATGACTCTTCAACCGATGGAACACTAGCCTTGGCACGTTCAAATTGTTCTTGTTCATCCGGCAACTGATAGTTATACTGATCTTGATCAGATGATGGATAATTAGGAATGTTACTAGGTAACCAGTAATAACAACCTGTCTCCATCTGTTCTTGTGGGACGACGTAGTCGATATCTTGATTTTGATACTCTAATATAGGCTCCTCAAAAACGGGGTTCGTTATCTCCATAGGATTGATCTCATGAGTATTCGAACAAACCTTAACCTGATTTTCATATTGGAGACACGACGATCCAATATTCTCATATCCGGCATAATTAGCACAAAATCCTTTATTCTGATCATCGACAATTACTTGGTCCATAGGCTGCTCAAAAACGGGGTTCATTATCTCTTGAGGATTTTGCAAAATATTAACCTGGTTTTGACGGACACACGACATTAATCCAATATTTTCAGCCTCGTTGTGATCAGAGTTAATACTAGCACAAATTGATccattattctgatcatgatcaCCATGGACCGCCACCTTCCTCGTAATGCGACACAAAACGTAGTCCTCGTGTTGAATTTGACGACGTTTTTTTAACCCCTTTAGGATAGTACCACTAAGAAAGTATTCTTTCATAATCCACACGATTCTTTGATCCGAATTACTATCTTTATCGTAAAAACGATAGCTTTTCTTGAACCCTATGATCACTGAACCTTTTTTATTCAAAATAGATTTACCTCTGTCAAGTCCCTTCCATGTTCCACCTCCAACAACTCTCCTGTTAAAATTTTTACCATTGGACGATTTTTTCTTTAATTGAGTGAAGAAGTAACTCGCATCACATAAATCTCCAAATATATCAGATGGCTTCTTGTTACCATATAAGTCTATATGCTGAATATCATCACATTCAATAGACTTGTCACATACAAACTTGATTAGATAGTTTATGAGTTCATCGTCGTGTGGACGATACCTGAACCCCAATGAATATGATGAACAATTGCTTCCTCCACTATTAGTCATCATGATCAACTGAAGAAATTGAACAAGAAAGCAAGAATAGTAATTTTTTTAGTAGATAGAAAGCAACGTAAAAGCACtactatatatatagagagagtatGTCCGATTCCAAAAACAATTAGGAAATAAAAGGTTGCAAGAATActttaaaatattttaattttagaaTTAGATTTCGCCTAATTAATATACATTGTTGTTTCCTTTTCTTGTTACAAAAGTAAGCCGTTTTTATTGTGTTGAAAAACCGAAAATAATTAGGATACTACCAAAACAATTAAGGAAACTCCTAGAGGCCTAAggtaatttaaattaaaaaaaaaaaaactattcaaGATTTGAAAACTGTAACTAATTAGAACAATTAAGAAACTCCTACGCTTTAAGCTCCAAATCATCCTCAAACTTATGTATAACTGTTTGTTTAAGATCAAAATGATTGTTTAATTTATGGCTAGAAAACTCTTTGCAATGCGTTTCTAGGGTTATTCTGTTGAAAATTGAATGAAGAGTATAAAAAGTCCTAAATATGACATATAAAATAACTTGCGTAGGACACACAATTTTTTTATTTACTCTAATTTAAATTCCGCAAGAAcgatttttttttatacataaaaTGATGTAATTTTTTGTTTAAACGAGCCATACATGTGAAAAAGAAATAGGACTACataccttttttaaaaaaaacataaagAAGCGAGAATAACGAACTCAAATAATTTCTCATGCaagttttccttttttattttatatagaGAAATGAATTATATCACGACAACTCTTTTTAGCATACTCATCCATAAAAACAAGAGAATTACAAAACTTAGGTTTAAGATATTATTTAGGATACTATGAGTAAACCAATCTTAGGATAGAGAAAATTATACTTAATTGTTTTATATATTCCTTGGATAGTTTTGCACTGTCTAACTGTGCTTGTACAATCGATCTTATATTTGACAATTCCACATCCCTGATTAATCTTTCAGTTTGTTGACATTTACAAAAACTAATTGCATTTCACAGACATACAAAAGATGAAATACGGAAATTTTGGCATAAGATTCCAAAATAATTTGTAAATAAGGAGTTGCAAACAACAAATAACACTGTTGGCTCAAAATTATGTGTGAAATATTGTAAGCAGGCAAAATAAATGGAGTGAATATAACTAATAACGTAAATAAATGTAGATCATTGTCCCATCTAAGTTGTTACGTAAAATATTTGACAGACTGAAGGATAAAGACAGAGAACTAATCACAAGTTAATTTACATCAAGCTGGATAATTGAGCCATTTCTCATGGTTAGTAACATCATATGTAAAAGAAAGTTTTTGAGTTCACAAACTCAATTTTTTTACTTTCATTTCATTACGTTAGTACCATCATTTATAATGTCATCATAGAGTATGATATAAACTCAATCATGATTCTTTTAGttcttattttttatatatactagtCACTACGAATGTGCGCTGCACATTATTTCCTATCAATTTACCATACAAGAAAAAATGTTAGGCAATTTTACTTGTAAttaaattatattacaaaaatgtTATTAGACATTAAACAATAATAGTGAGGTAAAAGATGTTAGTAGAAAATTTAACATTCCCAATTTTATAACAACACTAACTTTTCAAGTTTACAATATGTAGTAAGAAATACTTAATCTTTACAAACTAAAATAGAGACAATACACATTTGATAATCTATCAAACTATCACGCCTCTTACCTTTAGATGCACCTTCAAGGGTCCAAGTATAATCGAGCCATTGAATATTAGAAATGCGTAATGGATAAATATATTTAGTGTACGTACATGTGTAGCTCTTTTTATACATAACTTGTGTACTCTAGATAGAgacgaaaaataaaaaaatattttttagcattGCACGAGAAAAAAGAACTAAGAAATATAAATTATTTGTCCTATAGGAGAGTTTCATTCTGAATAGGATTGGAATCATTAAAAATCTGGATCTTTTTTTCTGTTAAAAAATGAAGTAAGTCCAAGAATTTAATTATGAATATGATTGGGTTGTTATGTTACGAATTTGTATTTTTATAGATAAGAATACACTATTACATTTGATTTGAACTGTACAATTAATGAAGTATTTTGCATTTTTGTACATTGGTATTATAGAAAAGAAATAGGATTAGATTGAGCTTattaagggtataaaagtcgttcaatatttgaaagttattttggtcaaccaacattaaTATTCGTGCTTTTTTTTAAGGGATGGTACGTATTACACTTCCCTTAATTACTAGACTTAGTAAGATAATGTCTGACCATCCTTACACTTTTCTTTTAAGGTTTTATTATTAAAGTCGTCCATACAGATAAGCTGTCGGAGTATAttagcttgattttttttttagttgcaACAgataacactactaaaaaactgcccaAAATTGACGGCCAAAACCAACGAACTCGCGTAGCTTTTCCAAAACTGACGGAGTACCGACGGACTCAATCGgttaggtaaaaaaaaaaaagcaacttgGAATTAAATCCAGGTATGTACCTTAGAATTGCTCTACCAGAAACTGAGCCTATGGTAACAGAATTTTTAGCAACGGTTGTCAAACCGTTGCTATAGAGCGTCTATTGCAATCGTTCCAACCGTTGCCAAAAGGTTTTGGGGGCTACCGATACGGTTTACTAATTAAACCGTTGCCACTATACAAACTGTTGCGATAGGTTCACCTATGGCAACACTTTTCTTAACTGTTGCTGTTAATGTTATCTGTGGCAacactaaatgattttttttatctaTTGGAACGGTTTTAATTCCCTCCACACTTTACTCACTCTACTGTTTGCTTAACCCGCCAAAAtccttttctcttttattttcttttagttttaTTTCTTAAATCACAACCCATAGGTTTTCTCTCTTCATCTGAACCATTGTTTCTCTCTATCAAAAAAACCCTCATTTGGCCATCATCCTCTCTCCATCAGAACTCCTCTTCTTGGATGAAGTAAACCCTTAGCTTTTCATCCTCTATGTTTGTTTATATTGTTGTTTGGTCTTTTTGAACTGATTGGTGAAGATGTTGGTGCAGTTAATTTCTAGGGTAGAAGCTGCTAAATGGTTTAAAGAAGTGGTTGTCTGAGAAATCTAAGTAGGCATATTTGAGAAATCGTTTGCTGAAGAAATTGTTAGTTCTTTGCAAATTGTTTTTGGATTTCTTCTTTAATCTCCTATTTTTTCTTTAATCTTTGAGGTGTGGGTAGTGTATTTGATATAATTTAAGTTCAGTAAACTCCTATATAAGCTAAAAAATTGTTGCATGAATTTTAGAAGTCCTTTTGTGATATTCAACAAACAATTAAATTGGGTCCTTTATCGAAGTGGGTTTGAAATAATTTTAAGCTTTTTGGTCGGGTCTTTGCTCTGCTTGGTACTACAATTTCACCTTTCTTTCCTATTTTGGCTGTCAAAAGAAAACGTTGAGATTTGCCCTTTTCCCCTTTACTTTCTTTGCAATTTCAATCTTGTTGGGTGCATTTTATAGAGTTGATTTTATATAGTGTGGTGAAATTATTTTCTCTGGACCTGATGTTGAATCTAAACTTGTTTCGTCTTGAAATTTTGTGTATAACTTTAATCTGGAGTGACTAAAATTACCATGGAAGTGGCTGTAAAATATAGAAAGTTTATCTTTTTCTCGACATggtgttttcctttttcttttggtgtTTCTGAATACCTGAAAAGATTTAGTTGAAAAGCCAGATTGCTGCTCTGCTTCGTAAATGTAGTTACAGAGGAAAATATTGTTGGTTTCAGTTAGTAGAATAATGTATTTTGGGAACAATATTCATGTGATTAAATTTAAAGGAGAAGACATTAAGTCAAATAATAAATGAAGAAATCTCTTTAGGTACAGGGAACTGGAAGATAAAGAAAAAACGTTTATGCAATATTGTGTTCTGGTCCAAATAAAAAAGTTCATATAGTGTAgtttattgctattctagatccTAAAATTTGTAATAAGTCAACTGCTAGATGAAAATAAGCCTATATATTGTCATATAATTGCTTGACCTATTGGTTTCTCATTGATGATGTGAAAAGAATTCAATGGTATTGGCTAATAGGAAAAAGAAAGTTTTTTATTTAACAATTTTGCTTGTTCTCCCGAGATCACAAGTGTTCTACGACACTTTGTCATTTCGTAGCCAACTGCTTCGACTTCACAGAGCCCGTGAATCACTGGTGTGAGGTATGGGCTTCTTATTTTTTCATGttccttcatcttcttcttttttgttaaaATTATGATTTTGGTTTGTTCAAATTATAGAGTTTTTGTCTCAATATTTTTACAATATTCGGTTGCTTATTTTCGTGTTATATCATTTAGGGTGttttcggtatgaaggaaaacattttccgaaaaatgtttttcaattttctcatgtccGTTTAGTAAATATTTGTGGAAAACAATTTCATTTGGAAAACAATTTCATTTGGAAAACAAATTCCTCAAAAatggggaaaatgacttccctaatcaaAGTAGAGAAAACAAGTCAACAATTGGCATTTCACCAACCACCCTACCACTACCCAACCCACCCCCGCAACCACCAAACGCCAACAACTCCCACAACCCCATGCACCCTCCCCCACCCACCAACCCTCCACCATTcccacccccttttttttttttaagtttttaaatttatttttttgagttttctaCACCACCCATCCCCCCGCTCTCCCGTGGGACCAGcctccccaccccccccccccccaaaaaaaattttttttttttttttttttaaagaaagagttttatttatttattttggttttctactaccccaccccaccacccctccaattttgttttcttaaaaaaagttttggaaagttatattttttatttacaaCCGGCCCAACCCCCTCCAAAACATAAAATATTTGTTTAAaagaaaaagttttgaaaagttatttttttatatttggttttctactaacccccccccccccccccacccccacccccaacaacaacaaaaaaaattatttcaaaaaagttttgaaaaaaaattctttttttatttttctacccCAGCCACCGACCCACCCCTTACCCCCTTccgaattttctacttcatatttaaCTTTACCCTTataaaaaaatttataaaaaagaaaattttgcaTGGTTAAATTTGGTGTGGGTGGGTAGTGGGTCGTAGTTGGGAGGTGGGGGTGGGGTCAATAagaatttttttctcattttttataaaagttaaataaaatttatgaaatagaaaatttgggaGGGGTTAGTGGGTGGAAGGGTTGGATAGAGCggtggtggagggtggggtaggGGTGGGTGAAAATGAAGTGGTTAGAGGGTGGTGGttgagtgggggggggggggtggaggggGGTGGTGGGTGGTGGGTGGTGGGGGTGAGATTTTGTTGGGGGGGTGGATGGTGGGGGTGAGATTTTGTTGGGGGTTGGAGGGTGGTGCTTGGTTGTGGGGtttggtgtggtatggggtggtAGGGTTGGTGGGGCATGGGTGATATTTTctgaaaattattttctaccaaccaaCTAAACATGGGAAAATAAgtaataaattcacttatttttcactacCCAACCAAACacgagaaaataagtagaaatacaCTTATTTTCGAAGAACACAATttccaggaaaacattttcctcaatGCCGAACACACCCTTAAAGAAGATAAATAATTGATGGAATTACTTCTATTTAGTAAATATCTACTGACATGTGTGTGCTTAACTGTTTTCGAATAGATAAATCATGGTTATTAAGGTTATTACCAATTTCCTGAAGTTAATGCTATGTCTAATGTTGGAGTGCTCCAATTTAGGAGagattttgattttcttgtttgGCCATGGAAGTTTGGCTTTGAATTATTGTCAGTTCATAATTGTGCTATTTCCATTTCACAAAAGTTACTTGTCTTTATGTTTCTTTCTCTAGATTCTGTGAATACATGCGCTGTGTTGACACTCTGAAGTTAGCAATTACTTTATTTTAGTAATCTTGTAGGGGTATAAATATATGTCTACTGTTGGAGGTAAAATGTTTGCTTTTTTTAGCTCTTTTTAGGGGTTGTTTGACGGATTATATGGGATAATCATACTAGGAATTTGGTATAAAACAGTGCTGGATTTAGCTAATACCTCCAACCAAAACGAGAAaattttgttttcaaaatttaAAAGGGGATAATCCACTTAATCCCttcaaccaaacaacccctaataTTTGACTGTGAATTTACAACCCGGTTAATTCAAGTTGTGAGGTGGATAGGAATTTGTAATTTGGAAATGTGATACTTTTAGAATTTAAagatatcaatttttttttttgattctaTAAGCTGTCTGAGTGATGATATTAATCTTGTAAAAAAATGTATAGTGTTGGAAATGCGGTAAAAggtttaattttctatttatttgtTTGAGTTTTTTTACTGTAATTTTGTAAACTGCTAAACTCAAGAATTTGTGAGGTGGATAGAAACTTGTAAATATCATTACTTTTAAATAAGAAGTTTCTTATTTGGGCTGGACTTTGTGAAGTTAACTAGTGGACTGGTAGGCTAAAATGCTCCTACATTAGAGTTGCAACAAGAATAATAAGTTCATTTATCTATTTATTGTTTCTTTTCTTAAGGCCTAAGTATTTCTATAACAAAATGGTTAGCTATAATGGTTATGTC
Coding sequences within it:
- the LOC132602481 gene encoding NDR1/HIN1-like protein 13; this encodes MEERSQTQKHGDDEFPQNQTTNNDDINHHDPLPLSVCNTQLPPFASGTYVVQVPKDQIYRVPPPENALIVENHRNQNQQGRSSHSCCCSRRCICVVVALVVVGIIIGLVIGLNKLFTKHDDPQFSVKQILVKKLLKNQRDKHPQYEYDVTIEAKNPNQRSRITYNYKGDGDISLYFKQKKIGHGNFPDLDQEPESSNDFEVILGNKNVDKLPEDVERSMNSTNSKQRLSLSVSIDVLIKFKVWGISSKIKNIGASCSFSVNTMTKNSHVNNQKCLSKS
- the LOC132601813 gene encoding NAC domain-containing protein 1-like gives rise to the protein MTNSGGSNCSSYSLGFRYRPHDDELINYLIKFVCDKSIECDDIQHIDLYGNKKPSDIFGDLCDASYFFTQLKKKSSNGKNFNRRVVGGGTWKGLDRGKSILNKKGSVIIGFKKSYRFYDKDSNSDQRIVWIMKEYFLSGTILKGLKKRRQIQHEDYVLCRITRKVAVHGDHDQNNGSICASINSDHNEAENIGLMSCVRQNQVNILQNPQEIMNPVFEQPMDQVIVDDQNKGFCANYAGYENIGSSCLQYENQVKVCSNTHEINPMEITNPVFEEPILEYQNQDIDYVVPQEQMETGCYYWLPSNIPNYPSSDQDQYNYQLPDEQEQFERAKASVPSVEESLSELNNLLYGNNDEYNSLLHNLVPTQPIVEFSEQRVLQGINMMMSTTNEDNFNTSSIICSEMQVNSALFFSNEECWPMEEIWDSKEIWDSMDQMNTTDLHPISEQLANY